One Desulfonatronovibrio hydrogenovorans DSM 9292 DNA segment encodes these proteins:
- the amrB gene encoding AmmeMemoRadiSam system protein B yields the protein MDRTPVVAGQFYPSEPEALNQEVAGYLKGRKSDRKTILAMVPHAGYVFSGKTAGKALAMASLATRVILLGPNHTGRGTRLAVWPDGDWVMPGFRVKVDRELAGEMTENAGFSPDYQAHLHEHSLEVILPFLRMCLDDFSIVPAAVAEPRLETLMETGRSLAELIQKSGLDVCLVVSSDMSHYISHDQARKMDMSAIDRILALDPEGLFQVVRNKGISMCGILPMVLGLTCAIELGAQQAVLADYSTSGEVNQDFSQVVGYAGILVS from the coding sequence ATGGATAGAACACCCGTGGTTGCAGGACAATTTTATCCCTCAGAACCGGAAGCCCTGAACCAGGAGGTGGCTGGATATTTAAAGGGTCGGAAGTCTGACCGGAAGACCATCCTGGCCATGGTCCCTCATGCAGGCTATGTTTTTTCGGGCAAGACAGCAGGAAAGGCTCTGGCCATGGCCAGCCTTGCCACCAGGGTCATCCTTTTGGGCCCCAACCATACCGGAAGGGGAACCAGACTGGCGGTCTGGCCAGACGGGGACTGGGTCATGCCGGGATTCAGAGTTAAGGTTGACCGGGAACTGGCAGGTGAAATGACAGAAAACGCCGGTTTTTCACCTGACTATCAGGCTCACCTGCATGAACATTCCCTTGAGGTTATCCTGCCTTTTCTGCGGATGTGTCTGGATGATTTCTCCATTGTCCCGGCTGCAGTGGCAGAACCAAGGCTGGAGACTCTTATGGAGACGGGCCGCAGCCTGGCTGAACTCATTCAGAAAAGCGGCCTGGATGTCTGCCTGGTAGTCAGCTCGGATATGAGCCATTATATATCCCATGACCAGGCCCGGAAAATGGACATGAGCGCCATTGACCGGATTCTGGCTTTGGATCCGGAGGGACTCTTTCAGGTCGTCCGGAATAAGGGTATTTCCATGTGCGGGATACTGCCCATGGTGCTTGGGCTGACCTGTGCAATCGAGCTGGGAGCTCAACAGGCTGTCCTGGCCGATTACTCAACCTCGGGTGAAGTCAACCAGGATTTCTCCCAGGTGGTTGGTTATGCAGGGATACTGGTCAGCTGA
- a CDS encoding (Fe-S)-binding protein, whose protein sequence is MLEYNQYHPPIECTLCGRCMEVCPVFRATQREELSPRGKKFLLQNSGKYFLERKRVDYLAGLCAGCKKCLDVCPQKINLPLEIARLKSAHPDWKSWIWSRMITSGPKIMPVLKGTRAFIPSIPPIIDNALADKNLIPPVLQISGRISHTSRRAVLFPGCVALHLRPGLHEKAIHLLDALGFETIKTPDWKCCGYPLGSAGLFEQEKREREKNLQIWVKLGKPDIFVLCATCLDGLKNPFFSNSSLNAQTGFRQKLFPLIPDFSGLNISRSNPEESRTIFWHEPCHGSGQSRAALDNALSSVNLDLTMMDRNCCGMGGSFAVQHPQLSRRIADIFWQNMPSSRNNLVLTDCSGCIIQLEATSPDSFQAAHWLEAIVFTP, encoded by the coding sequence ATGTTGGAATATAATCAATACCACCCTCCCATAGAATGCACTCTGTGCGGCCGCTGTATGGAAGTCTGTCCGGTATTCAGGGCAACCCAACGGGAGGAGCTGAGCCCAAGGGGCAAAAAATTTCTGCTTCAGAACAGCGGTAAATATTTTCTGGAAAGAAAAAGGGTCGACTACCTGGCCGGACTTTGTGCAGGGTGCAAAAAATGTCTTGATGTCTGTCCTCAAAAAATAAACCTGCCCCTGGAAATCGCCAGACTAAAATCTGCTCACCCGGACTGGAAATCCTGGATATGGTCCAGGATGATCACCTCTGGACCAAAAATCATGCCTGTACTCAAAGGTACCAGAGCATTTATCCCCTCAATACCACCTATTATTGACAATGCCTTGGCGGACAAGAATCTGATTCCACCGGTACTGCAGATTTCAGGCCGCATCAGCCATACTTCCCGCCGGGCCGTGTTGTTTCCGGGGTGCGTGGCCCTGCATTTACGGCCCGGGCTTCATGAAAAAGCAATTCACCTTCTTGATGCCCTGGGTTTTGAGACCATCAAAACTCCAGACTGGAAATGCTGCGGATACCCCCTGGGTTCGGCAGGACTTTTTGAGCAGGAAAAAAGGGAGAGGGAAAAAAATCTCCAGATCTGGGTCAAGCTGGGCAAACCTGATATTTTTGTTCTCTGCGCCACCTGCCTGGATGGATTAAAAAACCCCTTTTTCAGTAATTCCAGTCTCAATGCCCAGACCGGATTCAGGCAGAAGCTCTTTCCCCTGATTCCGGACTTTTCCGGGCTGAATATCTCCCGGTCCAACCCAGAAGAAAGCAGAACTATTTTCTGGCATGAGCCATGTCACGGATCAGGACAAAGCAGAGCAGCCCTGGACAATGCCCTTTCCTCTGTGAACCTTGACCTTACCATGATGGACAGGAACTGCTGCGGCATGGGCGGATCTTTTGCAGTTCAGCACCCCCAGCTGAGCAGACGCATAGCAGATATATTCTGGCAAAACATGCCATCCAGCCGGAACAACCTGGTTCTGACCGACTGCAGCGGCTGCATCATCCAGCTTGAAGCCACAAGCCCGGACAGTTTCCAGGCAGCCCACTGGCTGGAGGCAATTGTTTTTACGCCCTGA
- a CDS encoding tetratricopeptide repeat protein — protein MIHKTILFFYILALPVFSLVMDAEALEYYWGRHPEHERIVFEFSSLPAEFQVDRTGMEEISLVLPGDIWETEERPSEIDFRGSGLFRNVRISGSSLIIRTTTDAFGYISFTLPAENKIVVDVYRDPLGSRWVPAPRPAVTAPLSRPEQAGPDPQPEPAEPDPVTDLSVEEPEPRPAHQVRTAIQRISPEEAGVALPAEPQVQAAREPVVRPDPSEIEEPPSQEVLHPDLESPEDIDEWYEELLFAAMAHMSGGDYRSAVGIFESVINDPNLPEKYMEEAFYSYAEANFQMLRHDIRGNFQRILLPFERAINYDPDSRRLPTALLNIGYIHLQVGNEPEARGYFNLLRQRYPHHASIPATYFYWGDYYYRHGRFQEAADSFQHVVQEYPEDQLVKPSAVNLARTLSEMDFDSQALDILEYVESRWPRHYIDDPDFLILSGYILYRNNRLDQAKDRFLLYANLIPDGDQVDVSMARIGDIYLLQENRSAAREMYEETVRQYPDEEGGLIASMRLAEEGIYDEPSISDMFNVFDRPFTLRPKQIYTRISEEYPDSPLAPVALIKLAMWELFQGEQQAALEAVDRFHQRYTHKDLWPRAHDLGFEILAELVAEKIKDQDYQEVVEVWEEFAFLNEYPEKLDHQTRLALATAYWNREDLEQALTMARPFLEDPEAGRHSHAALSLILGIHLETADWGAILDLAHQVEEWDLSEDKKLQMDYANALALQNLDRADEALPLWRRLAVETDFPGRQRAFVLYFLAQDAQHRQDLQNVYIFAQEALALFMDQEEKDLTRIRTCLDMLMQATSRTGRAREALGWALEYDNYIDRDDPDWPAFRYRLASMYRLNQDFEQWERVLTELIESHPQDVFSRMARSDLNSHRLLRQADQYRP, from the coding sequence ATGATCCACAAAACAATACTCTTTTTTTATATCCTGGCCCTTCCTGTCTTCAGCCTGGTTATGGATGCCGAGGCCCTGGAATATTACTGGGGCAGACATCCGGAGCATGAACGGATTGTATTCGAATTTTCCAGCCTTCCTGCCGAATTTCAGGTGGACCGGACCGGAATGGAGGAGATCTCCCTGGTACTGCCCGGGGATATCTGGGAAACCGAGGAGCGGCCTTCAGAAATAGATTTTCGTGGATCAGGCCTGTTTCGAAATGTCAGGATTTCCGGGTCCAGTCTGATCATCAGGACCACCACCGATGCCTTTGGCTACATTTCCTTTACCCTGCCTGCTGAAAACAAGATCGTTGTTGATGTCTACCGGGATCCCCTTGGCTCGAGATGGGTGCCTGCACCCAGACCAGCTGTTACCGCTCCCCTGTCCAGGCCTGAACAGGCAGGTCCCGATCCCCAGCCCGAGCCTGCTGAACCTGACCCGGTTACGGATCTTTCAGTTGAGGAGCCTGAACCAAGGCCAGCCCACCAGGTCAGGACTGCAATTCAGAGGATAAGTCCGGAAGAGGCCGGGGTTGCCCTGCCTGCTGAACCGCAAGTCCAGGCCGCAAGGGAGCCGGTGGTCAGACCTGATCCGTCAGAGATAGAAGAACCACCTTCTCAGGAAGTCCTTCATCCGGATCTGGAGTCTCCTGAGGACATTGATGAATGGTACGAAGAACTTCTGTTTGCAGCCATGGCCCACATGAGCGGTGGAGATTACCGGAGTGCTGTGGGAATTTTTGAATCTGTGATCAATGATCCGAACCTGCCGGAAAAATATATGGAAGAGGCCTTTTATTCATATGCAGAGGCCAACTTTCAGATGCTCAGGCATGATATCCGGGGAAATTTTCAAAGAATCCTTCTTCCTTTTGAACGGGCCATCAATTATGATCCTGATTCCCGGAGACTGCCCACAGCTCTTTTGAACATCGGTTATATCCATCTTCAGGTGGGTAACGAACCCGAGGCCAGGGGATACTTCAACCTGCTCAGGCAGAGATACCCCCACCATGCCTCCATACCAGCCACCTATTTTTACTGGGGAGACTATTATTATCGACATGGCAGGTTTCAGGAGGCAGCTGACAGCTTTCAGCACGTAGTTCAGGAATATCCTGAAGACCAGCTGGTCAAGCCTTCTGCAGTCAACCTGGCCCGGACCCTGAGTGAAATGGATTTTGACAGCCAGGCCCTGGACATTCTGGAGTACGTTGAAAGCCGCTGGCCCAGACACTATATTGATGATCCTGATTTTCTCATCCTGTCCGGATATATCCTTTATCGCAACAACAGGCTGGATCAGGCCAAGGACAGATTCCTTCTTTACGCAAATCTTATACCTGACGGCGACCAGGTGGACGTATCCATGGCCAGGATCGGGGATATTTATCTTTTACAGGAAAACCGGTCCGCTGCCAGAGAGATGTATGAGGAAACCGTCAGACAATATCCGGATGAAGAGGGCGGGCTTATCGCTTCCATGCGGCTGGCTGAAGAGGGAATATACGATGAGCCATCCATCAGTGATATGTTCAACGTATTTGACCGGCCATTTACCCTCAGACCCAAACAGATATATACCCGGATCAGTGAAGAATATCCGGATAGTCCACTGGCCCCGGTGGCCCTGATTAAACTGGCCATGTGGGAACTGTTCCAGGGGGAGCAGCAGGCAGCTCTGGAGGCTGTGGACCGGTTTCATCAGAGATATACCCACAAGGATCTCTGGCCCAGGGCACATGATCTGGGTTTTGAAATTTTAGCTGAACTTGTAGCAGAAAAGATCAAGGACCAGGATTATCAAGAGGTTGTCGAGGTCTGGGAGGAGTTTGCCTTTTTAAATGAATATCCGGAAAAGCTCGATCATCAGACAAGGCTGGCTCTGGCTACAGCCTACTGGAACAGGGAAGATCTGGAGCAGGCCCTGACCATGGCCAGGCCTTTTCTTGAAGATCCGGAAGCCGGCAGACACAGTCATGCGGCCCTGTCCCTGATCCTGGGCATCCACCTGGAAACAGCCGACTGGGGGGCCATACTAGACCTTGCCCACCAGGTAGAGGAGTGGGATCTTTCAGAAGACAAAAAACTTCAGATGGATTATGCCAATGCTCTGGCTCTTCAGAACCTGGACCGGGCAGATGAGGCCCTGCCTCTTTGGAGGAGGCTGGCCGTTGAGACTGATTTTCCCGGAAGACAAAGGGCTTTTGTGCTTTATTTTCTGGCCCAGGACGCTCAGCATAGACAGGATCTTCAGAATGTTTATATTTTTGCCCAGGAAGCCCTGGCCCTGTTTATGGATCAGGAAGAAAAGGACCTGACCCGGATCAGGACCTGTCTGGACATGCTCATGCAGGCCACCTCCAGGACCGGCAGGGCCAGGGAGGCTCTGGGGTGGGCCCTTGAATACGACAATTATATAGACCGGGACGATCCGGACTGGCCAGCCTTCAGATACCGGCTGGCCAGCATGTATAGATTGAATCAGGACTTTGAACAGTGGGAGAGGGTGCTGACCGAGCTGATTGAGAGCCATCCTCAGGATGTGTTCAGCCGTATGGCCAGGTCGGACCTCAATTCCCACCGGCTGCTCCGTCAGGCTGATCAGTACAGACCTTAG
- the panD gene encoding aspartate 1-decarboxylase, with amino-acid sequence MQAKIHRATLTGADLEYEGSISVCPDLLEASGIMVNEQVDVYNLDNGERLTTYAILGRKGEIRLNGAAAHKGRAGQKVIIAAYVGLGPEQVKSHKPVVVLVDDQNRPGKIKHG; translated from the coding sequence TTGCAGGCGAAGATTCATCGGGCCACCTTGACCGGGGCTGACCTGGAATACGAAGGAAGCATATCGGTCTGTCCGGACCTGCTTGAGGCTTCCGGCATAATGGTCAACGAGCAGGTGGACGTATATAATCTGGATAATGGCGAACGTCTGACAACCTATGCCATACTGGGCCGAAAAGGTGAGATCCGGCTGAACGGGGCTGCTGCCCATAAGGGCAGAGCAGGTCAAAAGGTGATTATTGCCGCTTATGTTGGGCTGGGACCCGAGCAGGTGAAATCGCACAAGCCTGTGGTGGTTCTGGTGGACGATCAGAACAGACCCGGGAAAATCAAGCATGGATGA
- the folD gene encoding bifunctional methylenetetrahydrofolate dehydrogenase/methenyltetrahydrofolate cyclohydrolase FolD, with translation MLILDGKAAAANLRNKLKKEIAGQLGEVGRKPGLAVILVGQDPASAVYVRNKEKNCHEVGISSFGYRLDSDTSQSDLEDLIQKLNLDPDVDGILLQLPLPGHLDSQKCLELILPEKDVDGFHPENVGRLTLGLPGFRSCTPAGIMTLLQAYDLSVTGKDCVIIGRSNIVGKPLALMLLGSNATVTVCHSRTSDLKGHVLQADFVFAAVGRPGFVTADMVKPGAVVVDVGINRTEDGLVGDCDFEGIREKALAMTPVPGGVGPMTIAQLLSNTVDSWKKRTSQT, from the coding sequence ATGCTGATTCTGGACGGCAAAGCGGCAGCAGCCAATCTGCGGAACAAGCTCAAAAAGGAGATCGCCGGTCAGCTTGGAGAGGTCGGCCGAAAACCGGGACTGGCTGTAATCCTGGTGGGTCAGGATCCGGCTTCAGCAGTTTATGTGCGCAACAAGGAAAAAAACTGTCATGAGGTGGGCATCAGTTCCTTCGGCTACAGGCTGGATTCCGATACTTCCCAGTCTGACCTGGAAGACCTGATCCAAAAGCTCAATCTAGACCCTGATGTGGACGGAATTCTCCTTCAACTGCCCCTGCCGGGACATCTGGACTCCCAAAAATGTCTTGAACTTATCCTTCCGGAAAAGGACGTGGACGGTTTTCATCCGGAAAACGTAGGCAGGCTCACCCTGGGCCTGCCCGGATTCCGGTCCTGTACTCCGGCCGGGATAATGACCCTCCTGCAGGCCTATGACCTGAGCGTGACAGGAAAGGACTGCGTCATCATCGGCCGCAGTAACATCGTGGGCAAACCCCTGGCCCTAATGCTCCTTGGCTCCAACGCCACGGTCACTGTCTGCCACTCAAGGACTTCGGATCTCAAGGGACACGTTCTACAGGCTGACTTTGTCTTTGCAGCTGTAGGCAGACCCGGCTTCGTCACCGCGGACATGGTCAAACCTGGAGCGGTTGTGGTTGATGTGGGAATTAACAGGACCGAGGACGGGCTGGTGGGTGACTGTGATTTTGAAGGAATCCGGGAAAAAGCCTTGGCCATGACTCCGGTGCCGGGAGGCGTAGGGCCCATGACCATTGCCCAGCTTCTGAGCAATACGGTTGATTCCTGGAAAAAAAGGACCAGCCAGACATAA
- a CDS encoding type III pantothenate kinase, which yields MSWILLLDIGNTNIKLSLARESGLTSVLKLPTDIRETSDSLGLKVYDYFRLENVLPGSIKAWVASSVVPLLDRPISNAAKRFCGCPCYFVPGDLDLPINNKYLRPMEVGADRLVTAFAARRLCQQKSIIVIDFGTATTFDCIVDHDYLGGLICPGLNSSIKALSTQTAKLPQFSLDFAHHELEIGQSTVQSLSQGTLFGFADLVEGLVKRLKQKLPPQVQVVGTGGAASGLAGLCPSMTRVQPDLLLEGLKFLSIDNNLITKEQTTL from the coding sequence ATGTCATGGATCCTTCTGCTGGACATCGGCAACACAAATATCAAACTGAGTCTCGCCCGGGAAAGCGGATTGACGTCCGTACTCAAACTGCCAACAGACATCCGGGAGACATCCGACTCTCTGGGCCTCAAGGTCTATGATTATTTCCGTCTGGAAAACGTTCTTCCCGGAAGTATAAAGGCCTGGGTTGCCTCCTCAGTGGTCCCCCTGCTGGACAGGCCCATTTCCAATGCCGCCAAAAGGTTTTGCGGCTGCCCCTGCTACTTTGTTCCAGGTGACCTTGATCTACCAATAAACAATAAATACCTCCGTCCCATGGAAGTCGGGGCTGACCGGCTGGTCACGGCCTTTGCCGCCAGACGCCTCTGCCAGCAGAAAAGCATCATCGTCATTGACTTTGGTACGGCCACCACTTTTGACTGCATTGTAGATCATGACTATTTGGGAGGATTGATCTGCCCCGGACTGAATTCGTCCATCAAGGCCCTGAGCACCCAGACAGCCAAGCTGCCCCAGTTCTCCCTGGACTTTGCTCATCATGAACTGGAGATTGGACAGAGCACCGTCCAGAGCCTAAGCCAGGGGACCCTGTTCGGTTTTGCAGACCTGGTGGAAGGCCTGGTTAAAAGACTCAAACAGAAACTCCCTCCCCAGGTCCAGGTAGTGGGCACGGGTGGAGCAGCTTCAGGCCTGGCCGGGCTATGTCCTTCCATGACCAGGGTCCAGCCCGACCTGCTCCTGGAAGGGCTGAAATTTTTGTCCATTGACAACAATCTGATAACCAAAGAACAGACAACTCTTTAA
- a CDS encoding DUF502 domain-containing protein, with protein sequence MDDKHEKLTLLGRFRKFLKVNLIAGLLFLTPIAATFFLLRLTIGWLDQILLIIPSKFRPENFLPFPVPGLGLIILFFVLLFSGVFVRNYLGHKLVSLWERIIDYIPIVNKIYTAVKQLIDTIAKGTARDFKRVVLIEYPKENIFAMAYVTGIAMGELQEKTKRKMINVYVPTTPNPTSGFYLMVPEDETIPLDMTVEESFKLLMSGGIITPENKRTKGGS encoded by the coding sequence ATGGATGACAAGCATGAAAAATTGACCCTGCTTGGCCGGTTCAGGAAGTTTCTCAAGGTCAACCTTATTGCCGGCCTGTTGTTTCTGACTCCAATAGCAGCCACTTTTTTCCTGTTAAGGCTGACCATTGGCTGGCTTGATCAGATTCTGCTGATCATACCCTCCAAGTTCAGGCCTGAAAATTTTCTGCCTTTCCCAGTCCCTGGTCTGGGACTGATCATACTCTTCTTTGTTCTGCTGTTTTCCGGAGTGTTTGTCCGTAACTACCTGGGCCATAAACTGGTTTCCCTGTGGGAGCGGATTATTGACTACATACCCATTGTCAACAAGATATACACTGCTGTTAAACAGCTCATAGACACCATAGCCAAGGGTACAGCCAGGGATTTCAAACGGGTCGTACTCATCGAATATCCCAAGGAGAACATCTTTGCCATGGCCTATGTAACAGGGATAGCCATGGGTGAGCTCCAGGAAAAGACCAAAAGAAAAATGATCAATGTATATGTGCCTACCACGCCTAATCCTACCTCGGGTTTCTATCTTATGGTCCCTGAAGATGAAACCATACCTCTGGATATGACTGTGGAGGAATCCTTTAAACTGCTTATGTCCGGGGGGATAATCACTCCGGAGAATAAAAGAACCAAGGGAGGAAGTTAA
- the panC gene encoding pantoate--beta-alanine ligase, with protein MDIITDPAEMQETGLEARRQGHEIALVPTMGFFHQGHLSLMSWARQNAGKVIVSLFVNPAQFGPGEDLDRYPRNLEGDAELAASQGVDYLFVPRAEDLYPRDFDTWITVPGLSSELCGKSRPGHFKGVTTIVGKLFNLTVPDVAVFGEKDRQQLLVIQRMVRDLNMPVRIVGRPTFREPDGLAMSSRNAYLDPDQRKSASHIYKGLEKARQDIRTGLVSGKILEERLRKYYRENIPGCNIEYISIVDPSTLKPSAGAQKGMFLAVALRLGRARLIDNIEL; from the coding sequence ATGGATATAATCACAGATCCGGCAGAAATGCAGGAAACAGGTCTTGAAGCCCGCCGCCAGGGGCATGAAATCGCCCTGGTTCCGACCATGGGCTTTTTTCACCAGGGTCATTTAAGCCTCATGAGCTGGGCCAGACAGAATGCCGGGAAGGTTATTGTCTCCCTTTTTGTCAATCCTGCTCAGTTCGGTCCAGGAGAAGATCTTGACAGATACCCCAGGAACCTGGAGGGAGATGCAGAGTTGGCTGCCTCCCAGGGGGTTGATTATCTTTTTGTGCCTAGAGCAGAGGACCTTTATCCTCGGGATTTTGACACTTGGATAACTGTTCCGGGGCTTTCATCCGAACTGTGCGGTAAATCCAGGCCAGGCCATTTCAAGGGCGTGACCACCATCGTGGGTAAGCTTTTTAACCTGACTGTTCCAGATGTAGCGGTTTTTGGGGAGAAAGACCGCCAGCAGCTGCTGGTCATCCAGAGAATGGTCAGGGATCTGAATATGCCGGTCCGGATTGTTGGAAGGCCGACCTTCAGGGAACCAGACGGCCTGGCCATGAGTTCCAGAAATGCCTACCTGGATCCGGATCAGAGAAAAAGCGCCTCCCATATTTATAAAGGGCTTGAAAAAGCCAGGCAGGATATCCGGACAGGCCTTGTCTCGGGCAAAATACTTGAAGAGCGGCTGAGAAAGTATTACCGGGAAAATATTCCGGGCTGCAACATAGAGTATATTTCCATTGTGGACCCATCCACTCTTAAACCCTCTGCCGGAGCGCAAAAAGGAATGTTTTTGGCTGTAGCCCTCAGGCTGGGTCGAGCCAGACTGATTGACAATATTGAACTTTAA
- the eno gene encoding phosphopyruvate hydratase, producing MSIISDIMARQILDSRGNPTIEVEVILESGLTGRASVPSGASTGSREALELRDGEEAYGGKGVSRAIKNVVEDIAHEVIGMDALRQVDIDEFMIDLDGTDNKSKLGANAMLGVSMAVARAASKYTGLPLYQYIGGVNAKVLPVPQMNIINGGAHAPNNLDIQEFMIMPLGAATFADALRMGAETFHTLKAILVKDGLSTAVGDEGGFAPNLKSHSQALEYIIKAIEEAGYQPGPEIALAIDSAASEFYRDGKYHFKGEKLVLSVDELIAYYQDLAERFPILSIEDGLAENDWEGWRKFTSLTEDSLQIVGDDIFVTNPGILAEGITTGVANSILIKLNQIGTLTETLDTIEMAKSAAYSTVISHRSGETEDSFIADLAVGVNAGQIKTGSLCRSDRLAKYNQLLRIEEELDDQAIYFGPAVALQWFGEEEE from the coding sequence ATGAGCATAATTTCCGATATCATGGCCCGGCAGATACTGGATTCAAGGGGGAATCCCACCATTGAGGTGGAAGTTATTCTGGAGTCCGGCTTGACCGGACGGGCGTCAGTTCCATCGGGTGCATCCACCGGTTCCAGGGAAGCCCTGGAACTTCGCGACGGGGAGGAAGCCTATGGAGGCAAGGGAGTGAGCAGGGCCATCAAAAATGTAGTGGAGGACATCGCTCATGAGGTCATCGGCATGGATGCTCTGCGTCAGGTTGACATAGACGAATTCATGATCGACCTGGACGGAACCGACAATAAATCCAAGCTGGGAGCCAATGCCATGCTGGGAGTCTCCATGGCCGTGGCCCGGGCTGCCTCCAAGTACACCGGCCTGCCCCTTTACCAGTACATCGGCGGGGTCAACGCCAAAGTGCTTCCGGTTCCCCAGATGAATATCATCAACGGTGGAGCCCATGCCCCCAACAACCTGGACATCCAGGAATTCATGATCATGCCTTTGGGCGCAGCCACCTTTGCTGATGCTCTGCGCATGGGAGCTGAAACCTTTCACACCCTTAAGGCCATTCTGGTCAAAGATGGGCTGTCCACAGCTGTTGGCGATGAAGGTGGTTTTGCCCCTAACCTCAAGAGTCACAGTCAGGCTTTGGAATACATCATCAAGGCCATAGAAGAAGCTGGATACCAGCCCGGACCGGAGATCGCCCTGGCCATTGACTCTGCAGCCTCGGAATTCTACCGGGACGGAAAATACCATTTCAAGGGTGAAAAGCTGGTCCTGAGCGTTGACGAGCTCATAGCTTATTATCAGGATCTGGCTGAAAGATTCCCTATCCTCTCCATTGAAGACGGTCTGGCAGAAAACGACTGGGAAGGCTGGCGCAAATTCACTTCCCTGACTGAAGACAGCCTTCAGATTGTGGGCGATGATATCTTTGTAACCAACCCGGGGATCCTGGCAGAAGGCATCACCACCGGGGTGGCCAATTCCATTCTCATCAAGCTCAATCAGATCGGCACCCTGACTGAAACCCTGGACACCATTGAAATGGCCAAGTCAGCCGCCTATTCCACAGTCATTTCCCACCGTTCAGGAGAGACTGAAGACTCATTCATTGCCGACCTGGCTGTCGGGGTCAATGCCGGCCAGATCAAGACCGGCTCCCTGTGCCGAAGCGACCGTCTGGCCAAATACAACCAGCTTTTGCGCATCGAAGAAGAGCTCGACGATCAGGCCATCTACTTTGGACCGGCTGTGGCCCTGCAGTGGTTCGGAGAGGAAGAGGAGTAA
- the metK gene encoding methionine adenosyltransferase, producing MIASNSRYLFTSESVTEGHPDKVADQISDSVLDTIISQDPNARVACETLVTTGLAFIAGEISTEAYADFPSIVRETVREIGYNSSDMGFDYETCAVISSVDKQSPDIAVGVDRKSPEEQGAGDQGMMFGFAVNETKTLMPAPIYYAHKLSRRLAYVRKDNILDFLRPDGKTEVSVEYINGRPNRIHDVVVACQHNENISYEDLVEAVKEEVIFKVLPQDMVDKAMRIFINTTGRFVEGGPKADCGLTGRKIIQDTYGGMGNHGGGAFSGKDPSKVDRSGAYMARYIAKNIVAAELAERCEVQVAYAIGVAEPVSVLVTSWGTGKVPDETLTQAVKEVFDLRPYHIIKKLNLLRPIYKKSSCYGHFGREDVDFSWEKTDAVDDLLTACKV from the coding sequence ATGATCGCATCCAACAGCCGTTATCTTTTTACGTCCGAATCAGTGACAGAAGGGCATCCGGACAAGGTGGCGGATCAGATTTCAGATTCCGTACTGGACACCATAATATCCCAGGACCCCAATGCCAGGGTGGCGTGTGAGACCCTGGTCACCACTGGACTGGCTTTTATTGCCGGAGAAATCAGCACTGAAGCCTATGCTGATTTTCCAAGCATTGTCCGGGAGACAGTCAGGGAGATAGGATACAACAGCTCGGACATGGGTTTTGACTATGAGACCTGCGCAGTGATTTCTTCAGTGGACAAGCAATCCCCTGACATCGCCGTAGGAGTGGATCGCAAAAGCCCTGAAGAGCAGGGTGCCGGAGACCAGGGCATGATGTTCGGTTTTGCAGTCAATGAAACCAAGACCCTGATGCCGGCCCCCATATATTACGCCCACAAACTTTCCAGACGCCTGGCCTACGTGCGCAAGGACAACATCCTTGATTTCCTTCGACCCGACGGCAAGACCGAGGTCAGTGTTGAGTATATTAACGGCAGGCCGAACCGGATCCACGATGTGGTGGTGGCCTGCCAGCACAATGAGAACATTTCCTATGAGGATCTGGTGGAAGCGGTCAAGGAGGAGGTTATCTTCAAGGTACTGCCCCAGGACATGGTGGACAAGGCCATGCGCATCTTCATCAATACCACTGGGAGATTTGTTGAGGGCGGACCCAAGGCGGACTGCGGATTGACCGGACGAAAGATCATCCAGGACACTTACGGCGGCATGGGGAATCACGGCGGCGGTGCCTTTTCCGGCAAAGACCCGTCCAAGGTTGACCGTTCCGGAGCCTATATGGCCCGGTACATCGCCAAGAACATCGTGGCTGCAGAGCTGGCCGAACGGTGCGAGGTCCAGGTGGCCTACGCCATAGGCGTTGCAGAGCCGGTATCAGTCCTGGTCACCTCCTGGGGGACCGGAAAGGTTCCTGATGAGACCCTGACCCAGGCGGTTAAGGAAGTCTTTGACTTAAGGCCTTATCATATTATCAAGAAGCTCAATCTGCTCAGACCCATTTATAAAAAATCATCCTGCTACGGTCATTTCGGACGGGAAGATGTTGATTTTTCCTGGGAGAAGACTGATGCTGTGGATGATCTGCTGACAGCGTGCAAAGTATAG